A single genomic interval of Rhinatrema bivittatum chromosome 12, aRhiBiv1.1, whole genome shotgun sequence harbors:
- the SIDT2 gene encoding SID1 transmembrane family member 2 isoform X4 codes for MENGSSSSPEAVTDSLVSSGDTACSFTGQDRFKRRFPCSSQMRSSLCVNMDRSLENLASRARLDSLSSVEEDDYDTLADIDSDKNIIRTKKFLYVADLARKDKRVMRKKYQIYFWNIATIAVFYALPVVQLVITYQTVVNLTGNQDICYYNFLCAHPLGNLSAFNNILSNLGYIMLGLLFLFIVLQREISYNRLLLCHRSNAEECGIPKHFGLFYAMGTALMMEGLLSACYHVCPNYTNFQFDTSFMYMIAGLCMLKLYQKRHPDINASAYSAYACLAFIIFFSVLGVVFGKGNLVFWIIFSVIHVVATMLLSTQLYYMGRWRLDSGVFRRILYIVYTDCIRQCSGPMYVDRMVLLVMGNIINWSLAAYGLIMRPNDFASYLLAIGICNLLLYFAFYIIMKLRSGERIQFIPFLCIICTSVVWGFALFFFFQGLSTWQKTPAESREHNRDCILLNFFDDHDIWHFLSSIAMFGSFLVLLTLDDDLNTVQRDKIYVF; via the exons GACAGGACCGATTCAAACGAAGATTCCCCTGCAGCTCGCAGATGAGGTCCTCCCTGTGTGTTAATATGG ACCGCTCCCTGGAGAACCTCGCCAGCAGGGCCCGCCTGGATTCCCTGAGCTCCGTGGAGGAGGACGACTATGACACCCTGGCAGACATCGACTCGGATAAAAACATCATCCGGACCAAG AAATTTTTGTATGTTGCTGACCTGGCCCGGAAAGACAAGCGAGTCATGAGAAAGAAATATCAAATCTACTTCTG GAACATTGCAACCATCGCGGTTTTCTACGCGTTGCCCGTCGTCCAGCTGGTGATAACGTACCAGACG GTTGTAAATCTGACGGGGAATCAGGATATCTGTTACTACAATTTCCTTTGTGCTCACCCACTCGGAAACCTGAG TGCATTCAACAACATTCTCAGTAACCTGGGCTACATCATGCTgggcctcctcttcctgtttattGTGCTCCAGCGGGAGATCAGCTACAACCGCTTACTGCTGTGCCACCGCAGTAATGCTGAG GAGTGTGGCATCCCCAAACACTTTGGCCTTTTCTATGCTATGGGCACTGCTCTGATGATGGAAGGGCTGCTCAGTGCCTGCTACCACGTCTGCCCCAACTACACCAATTTCCAGTTTG ACACATCGTTCATGTACATGATTGCTGGGCTCTGCATGCTGAAGCTGTATCAGAAGCGTCACCCAGACATCAACGCTAGCGCCTACAGCGCCTACGCCTGCCTTGCCTTTATCATCTTCTTCTCCGTCCTTGGAGTG GTGTTTGGCAAAGGGAACCTGGTCTTCTGGATCATCTTCTCCGTTATCCACGTCGTGGCCACCATGCTGCTGAGCACACAGCTGTATTACATGGGGCGCTGGAGGCTAG ACAGTGGGGTGTTTCGGAGGATTCTGTACATTGTGTACACAGACTGCATCCGGCAGTGTAGCGGTCCCATGTACGTG GATCGGATGGTACTGCTCGTCATGGGGAACATCATAAACTGGTCACT TGCTGCCTATGGACTCATCATGAGGCCCAATGACTTTGCGTCATACTTGCTGGCCATCGGAATCTGTAACTTGCTGCTGTACTTCGCCTTCTACATCATTATGAAG CTTCGCAGTGGTGAGAGGATACAGTTCATTCCATTCCTCTGCATCATCTGCACATCTGTGGTGTGGGGATTTGCCCTGTTCTTCTTTTTCCAGGGTCTGAGCACTTGGCAG AAAACACCCGCAGAGTCCCGAGAACACAACCGAGACTGCATCCTGCTGAATTTCTTTGATGACCATGACATCTGGCACTTCCTCTCCTCTATCGCTATGTTTGGATCATTTCTG GTGTTGCTGACGCTGGATGACGACCTGAACACTGTGCAGAGAGATAAGATCTATGTGTTCTAG